The genomic DNA GTATAATTTTGATCTTCTTGAAAAAATAGGAATTGATAAGGTGTCTTTAAATCAATTTGTAACTCCTGATAGAGATGCTTTAGAGTGGGTAGATAATGAGCTTCAAAGTAAAAATATAGCCCGCTTTATTGTTATCCATCCCGGAGCGTCTTGTAAATCAAAACTCTGGGATTTAGAAAATTTTGTAGAACTTTCAAAAAGAATAAAACTTGAAAATAACTTAGAGGTTGTATTTATATTAGGCCCTGATGATGAAGAGTTGAAAGATAGATTGAATCAATGTTTAGATTCAGGCTTGTATCTTTATTGCGATATTACTTTAGAGAGACTGGTAGCTTTAATATCAAGGGCCTCTTTTATGATATCCAATGATTCAGGCCCCATGCATATAGCCGATAGTCTATGCAAGCCTTTGATTGTGATATTCGGGAGGAATCAGGCCGGACTTTCGTATAGACGCTGGGGTCCTTTAGGAGAGAATGCTAAAGTAATATATGAAGATTCAGGGTGCGTAGAGTGCCTTGCTCATAACTGTAAAAAAGGTTTTATCTGTCTTAAGAATATTAGAGTCGATAGAGTCTATGATCAATTTGTAAAGATGGTAAGCGAGATTCATCTATGAAAAGATTGCTATTGGTTTTTATCTTAATTCTAAATATCTCTTGTGCCAGAAGAATGGCTATGAGACCTCCAGCTATCTACAATAGAGAGTGGCAAGAGAAAGATATTGTTATACCAAAAAGCGAGATGGCCGATTTTATTCATGAGAAGTTTTTCTATAAGATTCGCTGGTTTGGATTGACTGTTGCCGAGGCTGAATTTAAAAATTTAGGATTAGAAGAGTATAACGAAGTTGAATGCTACCATATAGTTATAAAAGTACGGACACATAAGGTTTTAAGTTTTATATTTAAGGTTAGAGATGAGTTCCATTCTTATATTGACAGCGAGAGCTTAAAACCCTTGGCCTATATAGTCAAAAGAAGAGAGGGTGGGTATCGCTCTGAATCAGAGACAATATTTGATTATGAAAATAATAAGTTAATATACCGTTCTCTTCTTGATGATTCTGAAAAAGAGATAGATCTAGAACCTGACTATTATGATTTTTTCAGCTGCTTCTATAAATTTAGAACCTCTGATTTCAATGAAGATCTCTATAGTTTTAAAGTGGTTCAAAGGGCAAAAATATGGCAGGTAGATATTAACGTCGTGAAGAAAGGTCTTCTTGAGTTGCGCGGGCATGGTACTCCGGATGTTATCTTAGTCAATATTAAAGCATCAAGTGGACAGGAGAAGGCAAGAGGAGAGGCCTGGATCTGGTTCTCCGGGGATAAAAATAAGGTTCCTTTACTGGGCCAGTTTAATATTGATATACCTGTTGTAGGGACTGTAAGAGCGGCACTTGAGCCCTGACGCTTATTTAGACCTCTTTTCTTGAATAATGAGTTCTACAATGCTATTATCTTAGGCATGGCTAATAAAGCTATCCCAGACTGGGTTTTAAAGAACGGGGATTCGGTTAAATCTATTCTTGAGCGGTTTAGGAAAAAGAGAATTCTTATTATCGGTGATTTGATTTTAGATCAGTTTATCTGGGGTGATGTCTCGCGTATCTCGCCTGAGGCTCCGGTGCCTGTTGTCTGGGTAAAGAGAGAGTCTTATATGCCCGGAGGAGCTTGTAATGTTGCCCATAATCTATCTGAGCTGGGTTCTAAGGTATCTGTTGTGGGTATAGTTGGTGATGATGCCAATGGAGGTATACTTTTGTCGGAGCTCAATAATATAGGAATAGATACAGCTAAAATTATCAGAGATTCCTCACGTCCCACAACACATAAGGTGAGGGTTATTGCTCACTCTCAGCAGGTTGTCAGGATAGATAGAGAGAACCCTGAGGCTGTGAGCAGAAAATCAATCAACTCTATTTTGGATATGCTAGAGGAAGAGGTTAAGGAGGCAGACGCAGTCATTATAGAAGATTATGGTAAGGGACTAATAACCTCTCAGCTTGTAAAAAGAGTAGTTGAGTTAGGCAAGAAGTTTAAAAAAGTTATAACAGTTGATCCCAAGAAAGAGCATTTTAAATACTATAAAGGTATCACTGCGATCACTCCCAACAGAGCAGAAGCAGAAGAGGCTGTTGGTTTTAAGATAGAAGACGAGGAGAGTCTTAAGAGAGCAGGCGGTAAATTGATAAAAAAATTGAATGCTAAGTCAGCCCTGATTACATTGGGAGATAAAGGAATCTATCTCTTTGAGAGTAGAAAAAGACCGCTGCATATTCCTACTATGGCTCGCCAGGTCTATGATGTCTCTGGTGCAGGAGATACTGTGATTGCAGTCTTTACTCTTACAGTTGCCTCTGGTGCAAGTTTGGCTCAGGCGGCATATATCGCTAATCAAGCAGCAGGGATAGTTGTAGGCAAGATAGGAACAGCAACGGTGAGCAAGAGAGAGCTCTGGGGAGAGATAAGGAAGTGGAAGTAGCAGCTGTTATACCCGCACATCTTGATTCAAAGCGGCTCTATAGGAAAGTCTTAAGAAAGATAAAAGGTAAGAGTTTAATTGAGCATGTATATTATCGTGTTAAAGAATCCAAATATATTGAGAAGGTCTATGTTGCCTCATCGGATAGAGAGATAATAGATGAGGTAGTCTCTTTTGGGGGAGAATTTATAAAGACAACCAAAATTCACAACTGCGGAACTTCGAGGGTCTCAGAGGCGTCTTCCTCTCTGGATGCAGCTGTTATTATAAATGTTCAGGCCGATGAACCTTTAATATCTCATGAGTTGCTTGATGAGATGGCAAGATATATGACGGATAACAGAGATATAGAGATATTGACTCCGGTTAGAAAGATTACAGAGTTTGATGAGATTGATAATAAGAACGTTGTTAAGGTTGTGTTTAATAAAGATAATAAAGCATTGTACTTCTCTCGTTTACCTATACCTCATGGCGGAGAGGAGTATTATAAGCATATAGGCAGCTACTGTTTTAGGAAGAGTTTTCTGCTCTCTTATTCTGAGCTAGAAGAGAGCAGTATTGATAAAGCTGAGAAATTAGAACAGTTGAGATTTTTGTATAATGGTTATAGAATAGCTGTATTTGTTACAGAGCATGAGACTATTGGTGTTGATACAGAAGAAGATTTAAGAAGAGTAGAGGAGATATTGGGTTGAAAAAAATAGGTTTTGATAATGATAAATATCTGGATCAGCAGAGCAAAGAGATTTTAAGCCGGATAGAGAATTACGGTAATAAGCTCTATTTAGAGTTTGGAGGGAAATTACTCTACGACTATCATGCTGCCAGAGTTCTGCCCGGTTATGACCCTAATGTTAAGATAAGGTTACTCCAGAAACTGAAAGAGAAAGCAGAGATCATACTCTGTATATATGCGGGTCATATTGAGCAGAGAAAGATAAGGGCAGATTTTGGTTTTACCTATGATGTTGATGTCTTAAAGATAATAGATGATTTAAAAGGATGGGGTCTTAATGTGTCGGGTGTTGTTATTACGCGCTATAAAGAGCAGCCTGCGGCAAAGATCTTTAAGAATAAGCTTCAGAGAAGAGGTGTTTCCGTCTACACGCATAGTTATACAGAGGGTTATCCTAATAATATTAATCTTATCGTAAGCGATAAAGGTTACGGTGTGAATCCTTATATTGAGACTAAAAAACCACTTGTTATTGTTACGGCTCCCGGTCCAGGTAGCGGTAAGTTAGCGACTTGTCTATCTCAGCTTTACCATGAATATAAAAGAGGTATTCAGGCGGGTTATGCAAAGTTTGAGACTTTTCCTATTTGGAATATACCGCTTGAACATCCTGTAAATGTTGCTTATGAGGCCGCAACAGCAGATATAGGGGATTATAATTTAATAGACCCTTTTCACCTTAAAGTTTACGGGAAAGAGGTTGTCAATTACAATAGAGATGTTGAGACTTTTCCTATTGTAGAGAGAATTTTAGAGAAGATAACCGGGAAGAGTTCAATATATAGATCACCAACTGATATGGGTGTTAATAGATGCGGTTTTGGGATTACGGATAATGAGGTTGCGAGTAAAGCAGCATCACAGGAGATAATTAGAAGGTATTTTAGATATAGATGTGAGTATATGCTCGGCTTAGTCGACAGAGATACTGTAATTAGAGTAGAGAAGCTTATGGAGAAGGTCGGAGTCAAAGAGGAGGACAGGAGTGTGGTCTCTGCTGCAAGAGCTGCGGCAGCTGGAGCTGAAGAGACAGGCAAGGGACATAAAGGTGTTTTCTGCGGTGCGGCAATTCAATTGCCGAGTGGTGATATAGTTACAGGTAAGAACTCACCGCTTATGCATGCAGCTTCCAGCGTTGTTTTAAATGCAGCGAAGACACTTACCTCTATGCCTGATAATATTCACCTTCTATCTCCTAATATAATAGATTCTATCAAGAGCTTCAAAAAGGATGTTATGGATGTAAAGTCTGCCAATCTTAATCTTGAAGAGACTTTAATCGCCTTAAGTATTTCTACGGCAACTAATCCTGCAGCACAGTCTGCTATGGAGAGCTTGAATAAATTAAAAGGTGCTGAGATTCATATGACGTATATGCCTACAGCCGGAGATGAGTCAGGGTTGAGGACTCTCTCTTTGAATTTAACAAGCGACCCTAATTTTTCACCCCACAATGTCTATCTGGCTTAAGATATGAAAAAGAGAACTATAAAGATAACTGATTTTAACGTAGGCGAAGGATCTGATTTATTATTTATTCTTGGGCCCTGCGTTATTAAAGACTATGCTTCGCTATTTGAGAATGCAAAACAGATAAAATCTATAGCTGAGAGTGAACAGATAAGCTTCATATTTAAGGCAAGTTATGACAAAGCTAACAGAACATCATTAGACTCTTTTCGCGGAGTGGGTTTAAAGGAGGGTCTCTCAATACTCTCTGAGATTAAAAAAACTCTTGGTATTCTCATAACCTCTGATATCCATTCACCTTATGAAGCTGAAGAGGCAGCCTCAGTGCTGGACTTGATTCAGATTCCTGCATTGCTCTGTCGTCAGACCGATATTATAGTCGAAGCCGCAAAGACAGGAAAACCTGTAAATATAAAGAAAGGTCAGTTCATGGCCCCCTGGGATGTTTTAAAGGCGGTTGATAAGGTTTATCAGCAAGGTAATAAGAATGTTATTGTAACAGAGCGGGGAAGTTGTTTTGGTTACAACTATCTCATAAATGATTTTAAAGCAATTCCCCGAATGCAGAAAGATGATCTCATAGTTATCTTTGATGCAACCCATAGCGTTCAGCTTCCTTCAAAGGGAGTCAGGAGCGGCGGAGAGCAGGAATATGTTTCCTATCTCAGCCGGGCAGCAGCAGCGGTTGGAGTAGACGGATTCTTTTTGGAAGTACATGAGAATCCCGAAGAAGCCCTATCGGATGCTTCTTCTATGATAGATTTTAAACAGCTCCAGGAGATAATAAGAGTGGTTAAAAAGATAAAGGGTGCGGCAGATGGATAGAGATAGAGTCTTAAAAAGAGTAAAAGATATTTTAAAGATTGAGACTGAAGCAATTCAAAATTTAAACGTAGGAAATGAATATATAGAAGCAGCCCAGATGTTATTAGATTGTAAAGGAAGGGTTGTAGTCACAGGCATGGGTAAGCCCGGTATTATTGCTCAAAAGATTTCTGCAACTATGTCTTCGACAGGTACGCCGAGTCTCTGCCTTCACCCTGCAGAGGCAGTCCATGGGGATTTAGGCAGGGTTACAGCCGAAGATGTTGTAATAGCCCTTTCAAATAGCGGAGAGACGGATGAGATAAAGAATCTTTTACCTGTTATTAAACGCATTGGCGCAAAACTTATTGCAATAACAGGTAATCTTAAATCTACTTTAGCCCAGATGAGCGATGTAGTTATAGGTGCTAAAGTAGATAGAGAGGCTTGCCCTTTTAATCTTGCTCCTACTGCCAGTACGACAGCTATGCTTGCTATCGGAGATGTTTTAGCTATTACACTTCTGGAATTGAAAGGTTTTGATCAGGACGATTATGCGCTCTACCACCCGGCAGGTATCTTAGGTAAAAAACTGTTGCTTAAAGTCGAAGATATTATGAGAAAAGGTAATAACCACCCTATTGTTAAAATTGACGCTTCTGTAAAAGATGTTTTAATTGAGATTACTAAGTCCCATGCCGGTTCAGCCACGATTGTAGATTTGGGGGGTAAATTGAAAGGTATATTTACTGACGGAGACCTAAGGCGTTGGTTAGGTAAAAAGGGTGATATTTTAAACAGAGAGGTTGGTTCTATTATGAGCGAGAACCCAAAAAGGATTAAACTGGGAAATTTAGCTGTTGAAGCAGGTAAGATTATGCAAGAGTTTAGAATAGATGAACTTGTTGTTATAGACAGAGATAATCGCCCGGTCGGGCTTATCGATATTCAAGATTTATTAAAGGCGGGGTTAGTCTAAATTATGATTGATGAAAACGTAAAACAAAAATTAAAAGATGTTAAACTTTTAATATTAGATGCAGATGGTGTTTTAACAGATGGAAAGATTTATTATGGCAGTTATGGTGATGAGATTAAGGCTTTTGATGTTAAAGATGGTCTGGGTTTAAGCCTCTGGAAGAGGGCTGGAAAGATATCCTGTATATTGACTGCAAAAAAGTCACCGCTCTTAAAGAGAAGAGCGAAAGATGTTAAGATTTTTAAAGTCTATCAGAATGTGTATAGAAAAATAGATATTTATAAGAAGTTAAAAAAGAAGTTTAAATTAACCGATTCAAATATCTGTTATATTGGAGATGATCTTATAGATATAAGAGTTTTAAAGAAGGCTGGATTTGCGGCAACTGTTCCAAGTGCGCCCTCTGAGGTTAAAGAAGCTTCAAACTATATTACAGAGAATCCCGGAGGTTCTGGAGCTGTAAGAGAGATTGTAGAGCTCGTTCTTAAAGAGCAAGGCTTATGGGATAACCTGGTTCAAGATTTGATCAGTGATTAACAGAGAAGATTGGCATATCCATAGCATCTATTCCGGTGATTCAAAGACTTCTCCTATTAAGATTGTAGATACTTCTATAAAGAGAGGCTTGAAGAAGATATGTGTGCTTGATCATAATACAATAAGAGGCGGTCTAGAAGCTAGGGAGCATGCTCGGGGTAAAGATATAGAGATTTTAGTTGGAGCTGAGATTAAAACAGACAAAGGAGAGATTGCAGGTGTAGGGCTTGAGAGAGAGATAGAGTCCAGGGAGCTTTTCTCTGTGATTAAAGAGATAAAATCTCAGGGTGCTAAGATCTTAATACCCCATCCCTATGGAGGCATAAGGTACACAAAGAGAGATTATAGCTTGGAAGAGGTTGGGCCCTTTGCAGACTATATAGAGGTTTTTAATGGAAGGAGTTTCTTTAATTTTTATCAGAAGAGAATTTTAGGTTTTGCAAAGAGATTCGATATAATACCTATTCGTGGAAGTGATGCCCATTTTGCATTTGAGATAGGCAATCTTAGCATAAGGTCAATTTATAAAGGAATAGTAGGGTTTTTTACAACGGGATTTTTCAATGTGATCTTTGCAAATAGAAAAAGATTAAAAAGAAAATGAAAGCTGTAATAATTTTCTATTCTTTTACAGGGAATACGAGAAAGGTTGCTTTTGCTATAAAAGATTTTTTAATTCAACAGAGCATAGAAGTCGAGTCTTTAGAACTTAAGCCAGAAGTAGAGAGCAAGAGTTTTATCAAGCAGGCTTCCCAGTCTTTATTTGCTATGAAAGTTAAACTGTCTGGGGAAGATATGCCGGATCTATCTATCTACGACTATATCTTTTTAGGTACTCCGGTCTGGGCTTTTGCTCCTGCTCCTGCTCTAAGGAGTTTTATCCAAGATTGTGAGACATTGAGAGGTAAAAAGATCTGCCTTTTTGCAACTTATGGAAGTGGATTGGGTAAGAAAAAGTGTCTGGATAAAATGGAGAGTCTATTATCTAAAAAAGCCAAATCTATTGTAATGAGATTTACGATCTCTGATAAAAAAGTGGATAATAATGAGTATCTGCTGGATGTTCTATCTAGTAATATTAAATTATGAAGGTAGCAATACTTGCAGGCGGTAGCGGAACCAGGCTCTGGCCTCTGTCACGTCCGAGTTATCCTAAGCAGTTTCTCAGAATAAACTCAGAATATTCATTTTTTCAAAATACAATCCTAAGGTGTTTGAATAACGTAAAAATTCAAGATTTAATAATTTCAGCCCACAGGAATTATAAGTTTCATGTTTTATCTGATATCATGAAGATTTCATCTAAAGGTCAAGGGTTACCGCACTTAATATTTGAACCCCAAAGCAGAAATACTTTTTCGGCGCTTCTTGGTATTTTAAACTACTCTTTAAATGAGTTGAAGCTTAGGGAAGATGAAGTTATTGCAATATTGCCATCAGACCATCTTATCTCGCCAGCTGATAAGTTCTATGGTTTTTTAGAACTTGCTCAAAAACATGCTCAGGATGATAAGATAGTGATATTTGGTATAAAACCCAGCAACAATAGCAGCGGTTATGGTTATATAAAGACTGAAGGTGAGAATGAAGATATCTTGGCAGTTAAGAGTTTTATTGAAAAGCCTGACAGCGATAAGGTTAAGGCTTTGATAGCGGAGGGGAGCTGTTTCTGGAACTCTGGTATGTTCTGCTTTAAGATAGCTACGATTGTCGCAGAGATCAAAAAACATATGCCTGATGTAGCCAGGTTTTTAGAGCTCAGTTGGAGCAATTTTATAAATAAGTTTAGTGAGCTCCCTAATATATCGATAGATAATGCGATAATGGAGAAGACAGGTAGTGCAGCTTTGATCCCGCTTAATGGTATAAGCTGGAGCGATATCGGCTCTTTCGGAGCCCTTTATGATGTTATGGATAAGGATGAGTCTAGAAATGTATTATTAGGAGATGTAGTGGCCGAAGATACCGAAGGCTCCTTTTTGATAAGTGAAAAGAGGCTTATATCTGCTATAGGCCTTAAAGATATGCTTGTAATTGAAACTGAAGATGCTGTTCTGATTGCTCCAAAATCAGAGTCTCAGAAGGTTAAAAATATTGTCCAGAGATTAAAAGAGAAGAAAAGGAGTGAGGCTTCTGAGCATAAGACTCACTATAGGCCTTGGGGCAGCTTTAGTATATTAGAGGAAGGAGAGAGTTATAAGATAAAGCATGTGACTGTAAATCCCAAAGAGAGCCTAAGTCTGCAACTCCATGACAATAGAAGCGAACACTGGGTTGTAGTCAAAGGCAGGGCAAGGGTGGTAATAGGAGATAAAGAGAAGGTTATAGAGAAGAATGAATCTATATACGTTCCCAAAAAGACAAAGCATAGGCTGAAAAACCCGGAAAACGAAATTTTAGAGATAATAGAGGTTCAAAACGGAACTTATCTTGGAGAAGATGATATTGTAAGGTTTGATGATAAGTATAAGGATTTAAGGTAGTCTATTTAAGAAGAAACTCGATTAACTTTGTTGCCAGAAACTTCCTGAAGGTATCTTTCTTGTCTCCCTTGATGCTAGTTATAAGAATACCATGATGGTACTCTTTCTCTTTCTTTTTCATCTTCCAGACAACTTTGCCCTGAATAGGAATCAAGATAGGCTCTTCGTCATCTATGGCGAGTTTCATTTTGATAATAGAATTCTCTTTAAGCGGCATCGGAGTTATAAGACAGATGCCTCTTATCGATATATCCCTTGTCCGGACATTCTTTATCTTTCTAGGGTCTGTTACTTCTACTGAGTACTCTATAGGCATTCTGCCGTATTTTCTTCTATTGTTCTTTACTTTCATCATAGTTAAATTATAACACAATATGTTCTCTTTTCCAAAAATTATTGCCCGGATTAATATATAAAACTCAGTTTACGCAGCAGTTTTAAAATAGTATAATTACTTTATATTATGCAGGATAATAATACTTCAGACCAGATAGTGAATGAAATTAAGAGCCTTAAGAGGCAGATTGATGAATTTAAAAAGCTGCAGAGAGAGTGGAAGAGAGCTGAAGAGAATTTAAAAACGAGTGAAGAGAACTACAAAAAGCGTACTCAATCTATATATGATGTTGTCTATGAGATAGATTTAGGCGGTATCTTTACCTTCATTAGTAATTCTATTGAAAGATACGGTTATAAACCCAACAATTTAGTAGGAAAACATTTTAAATCTTTAATCCATCCTCAAGATATAGAAAAAGTAAGCCGAGAGGTAGTTCTACCTCATTATTTAGGCAAAGTTACAGGTGATGATAAGTCTCCTAAGCTATTTGATGAGCGTAGGACAGGAGATAGGATGACTAAATATTTAGAAATCAGAATTACTCCTAAAGATGCCCAAGGCGACAAAAATTATAGAATAGTTGAATTGCATGCAGCCGGGAAGTGGGGCGCAAATGAGAAGGGAGAGAGTAAATTCGTGGGCAGCATTGGAATAATAAGAGATATTACCGAGCGCAAAAAAGCAGAAAAAGAACTCAAGTCTACTTATAGCCGCGCAGAGCATCTTTACAAAGAGTTAGAAGAAGAGAATAAAAAACTGGATGAGTTAAGTGAATTGAAATCTGGATTTGTTGCTAACGCGTCTCATGAGATAAGAGCGCCGCTTGCTATTATCAAAGAGTCTGTAAGTCTATTTCTTGATCACATGTCGAAAGACTTAGCTGAGGAACAGAAGAGTATATTATCTATGACCAAAGTTAATATAGATAGGCTTGCCAAGATGGTAAACTCTTTGCTGGATGCATCTAAGATAGAGGCGGGTAAACTCGAGATAGATAAAGAAGAAATAAATATAAAAGAGATTATTTTGGATGTTGTAGTTGAGATGGGGTATCTTACAGATAAAAGAGGTATTGCTATTATCGAAAAATTGCCTCAAGAAGATCTCTATGCTTTCTGCGATAAAGAAAAGATAAGAAGAGTGCTTACCAACCTGGTATCTAACGCTCTTAAGTTTACCGACTCAGGGGGTAGTATTAAGGTTGAATGCAGCAAGAACAGTGAGGAGGTAAGAATATCTGTCTCAGATACAGGCTGCGGGATAGCCCAAGAGGATATATCGAAACTATTTGATAAATATAGCCAGTTCGGGAAGAAGAAAGATAAGGATATCAAAGGTACAGGTTTAGGCCTCTCAATAGTTAAAGGGATAGTCCAGATGCATGGGGGTAAGGTATGGGTTGAGAGTAAGCCGGGTGAGGGTAGTAGATTCTGTTTTACCCTGCCTAGGTTAACAAAGGAGGCTATTCTTAAGGATATTTTAAGTAAAGAGATATCTGTTACAAAAACCAGGAAGAGTTGTTTCTCTGTTTTATCTATTAGTTTTGACGATAATGATCAAGACAGGTCTTTGATACAAAAATTAAAAGAAGCAATTGATGATACATTACGCAGAAAGAATGATATTGTTTATGAACTTAATAATAAAATTATAGTAATATTACCAGATACTGATAAACGTAATGCTTTTACGGTTTTAGCCAGAATAAAAGAAAACTTAAACAAGCTTGTTTCCGGTAAAAATTTTAATATAAAAGATGCCGTTGTTATCTATCCTGGTGAAGCAAATAGCGTGGATGAAATTTTGAATAAGCTGAAAAAAATCTTATGAAAATAAGAGATAAAATAAGTTTATACTTTTTGGCAATAGTTTCAGTATTTGTGATTATTGCATCCTCTATTTTCTATAACACTGCCAAAGAGAATCTAAAGAGAGCAATATTTGAACATTTAAAAACAACTGCCATCTCAAGAGCGCACCATATAGAGACATTTCTTGAAGAACGTGAACAGGCTGTTAGGCTAACAGCAGAAGAAAATATTTTTAAAGAATTTTCAGGAGCTATTGCTGTGTATCTTAAAGCAGAAGAATTATTTAAAATTACATTAGACAGGACAGGCTTAGGTGAGACAGGAGAGATATACCTGGTAAACAAAGATAAATATATGATCAGCCCTTCTATCTTTCAAGAGCGTTTAATAAGATGACAGAGGATTTAAAGAAAACAACTATATCAGCGAAGAGATTAAATGAAGAGATTGCCGAACGTAAGAAGATGGAAGTAAACCTACAGCAGGCAACAGAAGAATGGGAAAGGACTTTTAATGCTATTTCAGATTTAGTTTTTATTCAAGATAAAGATTTTATTATTACGAAAGTTAACAAAGCTTTTGTCGATGTGCTTAAGATGAAGCCTGAAGATATTATAGGTAAAAAATGTTATCAGATATTTCATCATAGAGATACGCCTTGGTCGGGATGTCTTTTCAAAAAGACTCAAGAGAGTAAAGCCGTCCATACTGAAGAAGTGGATGACTTCATAACAGGTATTCCTCTTTCAGTGACCATTTCCCCGGTCTTTGATGAGAGCGGTAATGTGATAGCCAGCGTCCATATTGCGAGAGATATTTCAGAATGTAAGCAGGCAGAACGAATCAAAGACGAATTTATCAGTACAGTCTCTCATGAGCTGCGCACTCCGCTTTCAATAATCAAGGAAGGGGTAAGTCTTGTGCTGGATCAGATTCCGGGTAAAATAAATAAAGAGCAGGACGACATTCTTAAAACTGCAAAAGAGAATATTAATAGACTTGCAAAGATTATAAATGGTCTTTTGGATATATCAAAGATAGAGGCTAAAAAAGTCGAATTAGAAAAAAAAGAGGTAGAGATTTCAGTATTATTAAGTAAAATATCCAGTATATTTAAAAACTCTGCGCGTGAACGTGAAATTAATTTAGAAGTAAAGAGTTTTCAAGAAGATGTCAAACTTTATATAGATGAAGATAAGATAATTCAGGTATTTACAAATCTTATAGATAATGCTTTAAAATTTACGGAGAAAGGTAAGGTAGAGATAGCTATTTATGATATCGGTAAAGATGTTGAGTGTAGTGTTTCCGATACAGGTAGAGGTATATCAAAAGAAGACCTTCCAAAATTATTTGATAAATTTCAACAGTTCGGTAGAACCCCTGGTCCTGGTGCTAAAGGAACAGGTCTTGGGCTCTCTATATCTAAAGGTATAGTTGAGATACATGGAGGCCGGGTC from Candidatus Kaelpia imicola includes the following:
- a CDS encoding mannose-1-phosphate guanylyltransferase/mannose-6-phosphate isomerase; amino-acid sequence: MKVAILAGGSGTRLWPLSRPSYPKQFLRINSEYSFFQNTILRCLNNVKIQDLIISAHRNYKFHVLSDIMKISSKGQGLPHLIFEPQSRNTFSALLGILNYSLNELKLREDEVIAILPSDHLISPADKFYGFLELAQKHAQDDKIVIFGIKPSNNSSGYGYIKTEGENEDILAVKSFIEKPDSDKVKALIAEGSCFWNSGMFCFKIATIVAEIKKHMPDVARFLELSWSNFINKFSELPNISIDNAIMEKTGSAALIPLNGISWSDIGSFGALYDVMDKDESRNVLLGDVVAEDTEGSFLISEKRLISAIGLKDMLVIETEDAVLIAPKSESQKVKNIVQRLKEKKRSEASEHKTHYRPWGSFSILEEGESYKIKHVTVNPKESLSLQLHDNRSEHWVVVKGRARVVIGDKEKVIEKNESIYVPKKTKHRLKNPENEILEIIEVQNGTYLGEDDIVRFDDKYKDLR
- a CDS encoding PilZ domain-containing protein, whose protein sequence is MMKVKNNRRKYGRMPIEYSVEVTDPRKIKNVRTRDISIRGICLITPMPLKENSIIKMKLAIDDEEPILIPIQGKVVWKMKKKEKEYHHGILITSIKGDKKDTFRKFLATKLIEFLLK
- a CDS encoding ATP-binding protein — translated: MQDNNTSDQIVNEIKSLKRQIDEFKKLQREWKRAEENLKTSEENYKKRTQSIYDVVYEIDLGGIFTFISNSIERYGYKPNNLVGKHFKSLIHPQDIEKVSREVVLPHYLGKVTGDDKSPKLFDERRTGDRMTKYLEIRITPKDAQGDKNYRIVELHAAGKWGANEKGESKFVGSIGIIRDITERKKAEKELKSTYSRAEHLYKELEEENKKLDELSELKSGFVANASHEIRAPLAIIKESVSLFLDHMSKDLAEEQKSILSMTKVNIDRLAKMVNSLLDASKIEAGKLEIDKEEINIKEIILDVVVEMGYLTDKRGIAIIEKLPQEDLYAFCDKEKIRRVLTNLVSNALKFTDSGGSIKVECSKNSEEVRISVSDTGCGIAQEDISKLFDKYSQFGKKKDKDIKGTGLGLSIVKGIVQMHGGKVWVESKPGEGSRFCFTLPRLTKEAILKDILSKEISVTKTRKSCFSVLSISFDDNDQDRSLIQKLKEAIDDTLRRKNDIVYELNNKIIVILPDTDKRNAFTVLARIKENLNKLVSGKNFNIKDAVVIYPGEANSVDEILNKLKKIL
- a CDS encoding PAS domain-containing sensor histidine kinase: MTEDLKKTTISAKRLNEEIAERKKMEVNLQQATEEWERTFNAISDLVFIQDKDFIITKVNKAFVDVLKMKPEDIIGKKCYQIFHHRDTPWSGCLFKKTQESKAVHTEEVDDFITGIPLSVTISPVFDESGNVIASVHIARDISECKQAERIKDEFISTVSHELRTPLSIIKEGVSLVLDQIPGKINKEQDDILKTAKENINRLAKIINGLLDISKIEAKKVELEKKEVEISVLLSKISSIFKNSAREREINLEVKSFQEDVKLYIDEDKIIQVFTNLIDNALKFTEKGKVEIAIYDIGKDVECSVSDTGRGISKEDLPKLFDKFQQFGRTPGPGAKGTGLGLSISKGIVEIHGGRVWVESKLGKGTKFIFTLPKIAVK